Within the Acidobacteriota bacterium genome, the region CAACTTTCGCAGTCTATTTTCAATTTCCGTCTGTTGCGCTAATGATAACTCGCCTAGCTGACGCAGAACGATTGATTTTGTGACTGTCATTAAACGATGAAGGCGAATGGTTGAAGACACTTTTAAGCCGGTGGTCGCAAAGTCCGCGTCCGACTTATCAATCACAAAATCGGTTGGTGAGGCACTCGC harbors:
- a CDS encoding type II toxin-antitoxin system PemK/MazF family toxin, whose product is MTDEIKPHSHIVLAFITSQVSASASPTDFVIDKSDADFATTGLKVSSTIRLHRLMTVTKSIVLRQLGELSLAQQTEIENRLRKLFSL